One part of the Candidatus Fermentibacter sp. genome encodes these proteins:
- a CDS encoding YbhB/YbcL family Raf kinase inhibitor-like protein — translation MAFVLTSPAFSSGSTIPSIYTADGLDVSPPLEWAGAPPGTVTLALVCDDPDAPGGTWTHWVLYGIPASTTSLPEGIAGSVHLDDGSVQGLNSWGETGWRGPSPPSGTHRYVFRLHALDTALQPDSSTTARDLREAMHGHILGSASLTGLYSRSR, via the coding sequence ATGGCATTCGTCCTCACCAGCCCGGCGTTCAGCTCCGGCTCGACCATCCCTTCCATCTACACGGCCGACGGTCTGGACGTCTCGCCTCCCCTGGAATGGGCCGGCGCCCCTCCCGGGACCGTGACCCTCGCCCTTGTCTGCGACGATCCCGACGCGCCCGGCGGAACCTGGACGCACTGGGTCCTCTATGGCATCCCGGCGTCGACCACGTCCCTCCCGGAAGGGATCGCCGGCTCGGTCCACCTCGATGACGGCTCCGTGCAGGGGCTCAACAGCTGGGGCGAGACGGGATGGCGGGGTCCGAGCCCCCCGTCGGGCACCCACAGGTATGTCTTCAGGCTCCACGCGCTCGATACGGCGCTCCAGCCCGACTCCTCGACCACCGCGCGCGACCTCCGCGAGGCCATGCACGGGCACATACTGGGCAGCGCCTCCCTCACCGGGCTCTACTCCCGGAGCCGCTGA